CATGTTTAGTGGAAATTACCGAGATCTGGACGGCAAAGTAATATTTGAAAAGGAAAAAATTGTAAAAATATTAAACGAATTCATATACCCTGCATCCATTGAAATATTGAAAAAAGGATACCAAAACAATTTTAACTATCTCGAAACAGTGAAAAAGTTTCTTTAATGGATGTAACATGAGAACTTTGCTTGTATTATTAGATGGGCTTGGAGATAGGCCTTCTTGTATTTTAAACGATAAAACTCCACTCGAATATGCAAAAACTCCAAACTTAGATGCTTTTGCGAAAAAAAGCATAACTGGGTTGATGACACCATATAAAAGGGGCGTACCGCTTGGAACGGAAGTTGCCCATTTTTTACTATGGGGATACAGTTTATCAGAATTTCCTGGAAGGGGCGTTATTGAAGCTTTAGGCGAAGATATTGAACCTAAAGATAATGCCATTTATCTAAGGGCTACTTTTGGGTACGTGGAAAGAAAAAATGGATTTTTTGTAAAAGACAGGCGCACTAAAAATGTTTCAACCAAAGAAATAAAACGCCTTATAGAGTCCCTTCCAAAAAAAATTGAAAATTATGAATTTAAATTACATTATTCATTTGATACACACTGTATTTTAGAAATAACTTCTCCAAATTATGAAATATCTGATAAAATATCCGATAGCGATCCATTTTATCGAGAAAGGCATGTTTTGAAAATAAAACCACTTAATAATCTACTAAAATCGTTAGAATTTGAAAATGCAAAAAAAACTGCCAACATATTGAACGAATATCTTTTAAAATGTAACGAAATTTTGGAAAACCACCCCCTAAATATTGAACGAGAAGAAAATGGACTTCAACTTGCAAATTTCTTACTTACAAAGTGGGCAGGTCAAAAAACTGAAATTGACTCATTTAAAGATAGGTGGGGTATGAATGCTGCCATAATTGCAAAAAGTAGCGTTTTTAAGGGCCTGTCAAAATTGCTGAAAATGGATTACTATCCTGAAGGAGATTTTCAAAAAGCATTTTTAAAAGGAATTGAATTAAAAAATTACGATTTTGTACACATCCATACCAAAGAACCCGATGAAGCAGCACATACTAAAAATCCAGCTAATAAAGTTGAAGTTATTGAAAAAATAGATAAATGTCTTGAAAAGATAAATAAATTAAACGAAGAGTTAATAATTGTTACGTCTGACCATTCTACGCCCTCTGTTGGAACATTAATCCATTCTGGAGAAGAAGTTCCGATTGCAGTATTTAAAAATGGAATTATAACTGATTCAAATAAATATTTTAACGAAAAAGAATGCTCAAAAGGATATATAAAGATCGAATCAAAAGATTTGATGAATTTAATACTGCTTTACACAAACAAAGCGGCATTATATGATACAAGAATTGGAAATAAATTTTTAAGATATATTCCAGACGATGATTCGATTGAACATTTGAGATAGGTAATAATTATGCCAAATTTATACTCCCATCTTGTTTTATCAAAAATATTTCTTGAGAAGGAATTTGCTGAAAATAGTTTTGATTTAAATAATTTCTACTTGGGGGCCTGTGTACCCGATATTGGGTATTTTTCAGATGTTGAACGAAAAATTACCCATTTTTACGATTCTGCTCCGGAAAAATTTTTTGAAAATAATACGGGTTCTGAAAAATCGTTTTTAAAAGGGTATAAACTTCATTTGTATTTAGATAATATCTGGAAATATGAAATAAGGCTTAAAAATAATATTTCGATTGAAGAAAATGCCTTAATCTACAATTATTTTGATGCGTTTTTGAAAAATAAGTTCAACATTGAATTAGAATCTTTTAAAAACTTTGTTTTAAACGGAAACTGCGATTTTCTAAAAAAATTAAATATTGATAGGAGTACGTGTAAAAACTGGAAAAAAAATTCATTTTATAATATTTCTGAGTTTGAATTTAATGGAAAATATCAAAAAATAGTTGATGAATACTTAAAAATTTTAAAAATTTGTTAAAAATAATTAAATTAAAATTATGCTGTTTTTATCAATATCAAACGAAATTTCGTCCCCTATTTTAAAATCTGTTGGAGTATTAGTTTGAACCGTGAATAAAAAATCACTGTGTTTTATAACATATCGTGTAATACTGCCTAAGAATTCACGATCTAAAATTTTTCCCTGAAATTTTCCATTACCAAGATCCAGTGATTCTGGCCTCACAAAATACTTTTTATCAGCGTGATTTTCAATATTTAATTCCTCGATAACTGAAAGAGGGAGTTCATTGACGACCCCAATAAATTTAGCGACAAATTCTGTTTTAGGGCTTGAATAAACCGAATAAGGTTCTCCAAACTGTTCGATTTCCCCTTTATTCATTACTGCGACTTTATCCGATAATGCAAGTGCTTCTTCTTGGTCATGTGTCACATAAATCGTTGGAATTCCCAAATTCCTTTGTAATTCTTTAAGCTCTTTTCTCATTTTTATCCTAAGTTTTGCATCTAAATTGCTTAAGGGTTCGTCTAAAAGCATTGCTTTTGGTTCAATTACCATTGCTCTTGCAATCGCAACTCGTTGCTGCATTCCCCCACTCAATTCTTCAATGGAATATTTTTCATACCCGCCTAAATTTATGATATCTATTGAATTTTTCACTTTTTCAGAAATTTCACATTTACCAAGATTTTTTAGCTTTAAACCATATGCGATATTTTCAAAAACAGTTAAATGGGGAAACAATGCATAGTTTTGAAATACCATGCCAATATTCCGTTTATTTGGTGGAATATTTGTTATATCCTCGCCATTCAAAAAAAGCCTGCCTTGATCAGGTTTTTCGAACCCCGCTATAACCCTTAAACACGTCGTTTTTCCGCACCCGCTGGAACCAACAAGAGAAACCAGTTCTTCAGCGCACTCAAAATTAATATCTTTTAAAACTGTGTTTTTTTCGAAGTTTTTTGAAACATTTTCAAGTTTTAAAACCATTGTTTATCCCCTTTCAATCTCAATATCCCTAGAATTCCAATTATCGAGAGTATGGCCATAAACAGTGAATAACATGCCCCAACACCAAGTTGCCGATTTATCGTGGATTCAAACACCATTGCAGATAAAACTTTTGTATTTGCAGTCATTAAGAAAATTATGGATCCTAACGACTTTATTGTTGCAATAAATGTATATATCATGCTAAATATTATTGCAGGCTTTAATAAGGGGAGTACTACTTTGTAAAATGTCTTTAACCTATTTGCACCCAAATTAAGGGATGCTTCTTCAACAGATTCCTCTATCTGGGAAAGTACCGAATTTCCAGTTTTAAATGAGAATGGGAGCTTTCTAACCATGCAATTTAAAATTATAATTGAAGACGTTCCTGTAAGTAACAACGGATAATTATTAAATGCTAAAAGATATCCCAAACCCATAAATGTTCCAGGTATTGCAAATGGAAGTGTTATTATCAAATCCATCAGTTTTCGACCAAAAAACTTCCCCCGATATACGACATAAGCATAAGCAACCCCTAAAAATGCCACCAATATGCTTGACGATAGTGAATATAAAAGCGTATTTTTTATCGCCAACTCTCCTGCGCTGATTGCTTCGAAAAAATAATCTAACGTCAAAGTATAATTATGGCCAAAACTCTTCGTAAATGAAGCCACAAACACTGCGAAAAACAAAAGATATGCAATTATTGAGAAAAATACCGCTGGAAGTCCCAGAATTACTTTTTGCATATTACTTAGTGAATATTTTGTTAATCTAGAGTTTTTAAGTCCGTAACCCTTGTGATATTTTGAATATAAATAAAAAAGGGCCAATGAAGGAAAAAGAAGTATCACACTGAGTGTTGATGCCATTTGGGTATTATACCTCCCGATTATCTCAAAATACGATGCTGTTGCAAGGGTGTTAAAATTTCCGCCGACGATTATTGGGGTTCCAAAATCAGCCATTGACTGCATAAATATCAAAAGCCCCGCGCTCAAGATTCCGGGAATTAATAGGGGTAACGTTACTTTTTTGAAAACCTGAAATTCGTTTGAACCGAGATTTCTTGCAGCATCCTCAAATTCTCCAGAAATTCCAAGAAGTACCGCAGAAATTATAAAAAATGCGGTTGTCGTGTAGTCGATAGACTGCATTATTACAACACTTTTCCAGCCGTAAATACTTGGTTCAAGTCCCAGTAATCCATAGGTGATGGCCCCGTGCCGTCCAAAAAGAAAAACATATGCGAGTGATGAAATAAAGCCCGGAGTAATTATGGGTAGAAAAACTGCAATTTTAAAAAAATTTTTAAACTTAAAATCTGTTTTAAAAATTATTATTGAAAAAATAAAACCCAATGCGAGAGAAATTACTGTTGAAAAACATGCTACAACGACACTGTTTTTTAAAATGCCAAAATAGTACGAATCTGAAATAAATTTAGAATAAAATTCGAGTGTAAAACCGTTTGAACCGTAAACTGACTGCATAAATACAATAAGTACTGGGTACATTATGAATAACAATAAAAAAGCATTTGCAAGTATATAAAAACCATTTTCAAGGATTTTTGGGTAAATTTTTTGTAGCATTTCTTTTTTAAAAAGTTCTTTCATTTACTGCACCTGCAAAAAAATAGATAAAAAATTATTCAGTAGTTGAAATTTCCCGGTATCTGGATTCCCATTCGTCCAAAATTCTGTCTCGGTTTTCTCCCCAGTACACGAAATCCATGTCGATGAAGTCGAGCTCTTCAGGGTTTGGAACTCCTTCAATAACTTCAATATCTCCCCTCACCGGTACACGAGGGCTTGCCTGCATCAACACTTCCTGACCTTCTTTTGAAAGACACCAATCAACAAATATTCTTGCGTTTTCAGGGTGTTTTGCACCACTTACTATTGAAACTGGTGAAGGCCACCAGATAACGTTATCTAAAAATACAGATTTTACAGGTAATTCTGAATCTGCGATTAATGTCGTGTGTGGATCAGGTGCTACACCATAAGCGTATTCACCAGCAGTTACTAAATTTCCTGGTCCACTTCCCCTTTTTGTAAGGAACGGGGTGTTTTGGTAGAATTTATCAAGGTAGTTCCAACCTTCTTCTTCACCATACATTTGAAGAATTCCACATATTGTAAAGTATGCCGTGCCCGACACAGTCGGGTTTGATGCGATTAATTCGCCACTGTATTCTTCAGTTATTAAATCATCCCAAGTTTCTGGCTCAGGTAATCCTTTTTCCGACATTAAATCAGTATTTTCCAAAATTCCTATTGTAACGAGGGAAACTCCTGTCCAATAACCATTTTCTTCAACAAATAATGGATCAATCTCTTTTGCGTTTGGAGATTTGTATGCTTCGAGCAATCCATCGTTTTGTGCACTTATAAATGCATCTATTCCCCCTCCAAGCCATACATCTGCTGAAGGATTACTTTGTTCAGCCTTTAGTCTGGAAAGTGCCTCACCAGAGGATAATGATACGTATTCCATTTTTATTCCAGTATCTTTTTCAAATTCTTCTGCAATTAGATCAAGTCCGCCGTATGCAACATATACGGTAACAATCTTTTCTTCTTCAGAAACTGCTGAAGCTTGTTGTTCAGTACATCCTGCAAATACGAGAACTGCCATAATGCATAAAATAGCGAGTATGCCATTTAATTTTTTCAAGATTACACCTCCGAAATACATTACTTAGTGTTTATTATAGTATTTAATAATGTCATTAGATTAAAAAATATAGAATATGCCAATTATAAAAATTAATATGAATAAACATTAATCGTAGCATTTTGACAGAAGGGATCTTGACCTGTTAAGTGCAGAAATATAGAGTTTTACAATTAAAGGAGATATTATTGAGTAGTAAGATCGATATTTATTAATTAAACCTTTTTTATTTAGGCCCCTTGAAAGTTGGGCATTTTTTGTAGTTTCAAACTCCCTTTTGGCAACTTCGATCGTTGAAAATGTCATCCAAGGCCCAATTCCAAGGTCTCGATTGTAATTTGAAATAAATTTAATTAATGCTTCAATTGAAACTGAATTGATAAACCACTGTATTGTAAAAACATAAGCAAGCAATCTGTAAGCGTTAATTAACCCATTTTGGCCCATTACAAAGTAATAAAACAGCACCAAATATATTGAAAAGAAAATCCATTTTTTTGATATTACTTCAAATCTTTTAGTTATTACAACAACTGTAATTGATACTAAAAAACCATAAAATGGATTGAAAATTATTAAAATGAGTAATAAAAGGGTAAAAATTATGTATATCTTTATTTTACCGTTTTCCATATTTTAACCTAGTTTATTTTTACCCCTAATTCTGAAAGTATGTCTTTTGGGAATGGTTTTATTATGTAGTAAACAAGCACGCACGACAGGAGTTTATCCACCAAATTCGCTGGAACTCTGGCTAAAAATGCTGATGAAAAAATATCCTGGCCAGAATGTAAAAATACCGCAGTTAATAGGTCAACACCTCCGCCAACAAGTCCGCCGTATAGGTAAACTGCGATTGGTGTTCCAACCATTGGTGCAAGTATTGCAAGTACAAGACCCACAATTATTGAATTTTTAAGGGTTATTCCCCCTTTCATTGCAGCAAACCCTGAAACAATTCCAATTACAATATTTACTAGCGAAAACGGAATGTATGATGGGTCGAGTATAAATCCAAGTAAAATATTTGTAAAAAGACCCACCAAAGCTCCACCAACAGGGCCTAACAAAAAACCGCTCAATACTGTTCCAATGCTATCCAAAAAGATAGGCAAATTTAAAAAAGTTGCAATTTGGCCACCGATCGCATTGATTGCGATTCCAACGGGAATTGTTGTCATGTAAAGTACTTTTTTGTTCATTATAGCACCATTAAAGTTTAATGGCAATATTCTGGATTATAAAGTATTTAATACTGTCATTAAAATTATTAATGGATATGGGTGCAATTTAAAAGTAAAAGTTAATCTCCAAATTTTAAATCATAAACAGAAAGTTTGTCCTGTAATAAGTATATTATAAAAAATGCAACCATGAAAGAGAGAATTTTGTCTGCGAAATTTGTATAAAGTCCTGCGGCAAATGCAGCAGTTGGAATCCCCTGTCCAAGCGCAATTATCGTTTGAGTAATATGTCCCACTCCACCGTCAGTTATTCCGCCAAAGAAATATATCGAAACCATATTTCCCATGATTGAAGAAATTATTGATACAACTATTGCGGCTAAAAATATTGTTTTAAAATTAATATTTTTTGTGTGAAGCATTATTCCAGCAGTAAGCCCGATTAAAACATTTACGACTGCAAAAAGAAAGTTTTCCTTAGATATTAAAATACCAGTTATCAAATTTGTGGCAAGCCCTACAAGCGCCCCAATATGTGGGCCCAGTACCATTGCACTGAATATCGTTCCGATACTGTCAAGATAAAGTGGAAAAAGATAAACACTTTCAACATATGAACCAAAAATATTTAGTCCCATACTAAGCAATAAAATTCCAGAAAATAAAACTCCGTATCTCAAAACATCCCCTCAAATGTGATATTAACACTATCCAAAAAAGTAATATATAAAGGTTAAGTTTTGAAAGGATTTAGAGATTTTATTTTCTAACAGGACATACTTCTTCGCAGTCCTTACAAAAAATGCATGAATTTAAATCCACTTTGATAATTTTAGATTTTAATGCATCTTCTGGAGATAATAATGCATTTAGAGGGCAGAATTCAACGCATTTTAAGCATAAATTGCACTTTTCAGGATTTATCAATATTTTACCATTCTCAAAAGAAATTGCCTTTTTAGGGCATTTTTGAATACAGAGTTTGCAGTTATTGCATTCCTTTGTAACTTCTGGAACTTTCGAAACTGGCATTTCATTTTTTAAAATAGGAATTGTACAAACTATTGAGCAGTACCCGCATTTTATACATTTTTCAGGATCTACTGAAAACCTATTTTTTTCAATTGCTTCAACAGGACATGCATTCAAACATGCTCCACAGTGTTCACAAATTGTATCCCTAAATTTAAAAACAGATATTGCATTAGTTGGGCATACATCAACACACAATCCACAACAGATGCATTCTTCAAGTTCCGGGCTTTTAGTTTCTCCGAGAAATTCTGGATTTTTATGTGGTTTAAATAAATTAAAAATAATATTTTTCAAAAATTTTCCTTTTGTAAAAATTTTGTTAAACTCTTCGTCGTCGTAAGACATGTTTTCACAATAAATCCAAATGTATCAATTAGTTTGAATATTATCAAAAAAGCGCCCTGGCCGGGATTTGAACCCGAGTCACAGGAGTGACAGTCCTGTATGATAGGCCGAGCTACACCACCAGGGCATGTGAAATAAATAATTTTGAGCGGGCCCGAAGGGATTCGAACCCTCGACCGCCTGATTAAAAGTCAGGCGCTCTACCAGACTAAGCTACGGGCCCAGATTGCTTGTTTTGAAAATAGAAGTAAGGCGCCCTGGCCGGGATTTGAACCCGAGTCACAGGAGTGACAGTCCTGTATGATAGGCCGAGCTACACCACCAGGGCATGTGAAATAAGAAGTGACCGGCAGCGTCACATTGTTCCCACCAGATGGCAGTACTTAATGAATCGCTGGGAGGCTTAATTTCCGAGATCGGGATGGGATCGGATGGACACCCCCGCTTTGACCGCCGTATCAAAACAGCTAGGAGTTAATAACTCCAATGTACGTGTTTTTTGAGCGGGCCCGAAGGGATTCGAACCCTCGACCGCCTGATTAAAAGTCAGGCGCTCTACCAGACTAAGCTACGGGCCCCGAAAGAATATGTGAGTCCCGCGAGCCGGATTTGAACCAGCGACATGCGGATCTACAGTCCGCCGTTCTACCAGTCTGAACTATCGCGGGAATATAAGTGGTGGGCCTGCCCAGATTCGAACTGGGGTTTCAGGATCCCAAATCCCAAAGGATGACCAGGCTACCCCACAGGCCCATAAGACGACTTATATTTGAACTTACCTATTTATAAAGGTAACTCAAGCCCCGGGGGGGATTCGAACCCCCGACCACCTGATTACAAGTCAGGCGCTCTACCAGGCTGAGCCACCGAGGCAATTTGTTCGCATACTCAATAATAGTATCATTATATATAAAGCTTTCGGTAGTTCAATATTCTTGTTAAATTATTTTTTCAAATAATTATCGTGTTTTAGATTTAAAAAGATATTATAAAATCATTTTAAAATAAAGATTGAAGAAATAAATGTAGAGTTAGATTCCTCTTTTTGCGAGGAGCTTTTCTTCTGGAATTTCATCGATGTTTATTCCAACCATTGCTTCCCCTAAGTTTTTGCTTACTTCTCCGATTACATCTGGCTTATCAAAGTTGTAGGTTGCTTCAACAATTGCTTTTGCCCTTGTTGCAGGGTTTCCGGATTTGAAAATTCCTGATCCAACAAATACCCCATCACAGCCCATCTGCATCATTAAAGCAGCATCAGCAGGTGTTGCAATTCCACCCGCAGCAAAGTTTACAACTGGAAGTCTTTTAAGTTCTGCAACTTCTGAAATAAGTTCCATTGGAACTTTTAATTCGTTTCTTGCCATTTGGATTAATTCTGCTTCGAGGCCCATTTCTTTGTATCCCACAACCCTTGCAATTCCTTCGTTAACTGCCCTCATGTGTTTTACAGCTTCAACAACGTTTCCAGTTCCAGCTTCCCCTTTAGTTCTGATCATTGCTGCCCCTTCATCAATTCTTCTTAAAGCTTCGCCCAAGTTTCTTGCACCGCAAACAAATGGTGCTGTGAATGCTCTTTTGTCGATGTGATTTACTTCATCAGCAGGGGTTAAAACTTCGCTCTCGTCAACCATGTCAACACCGATTGATTCCAACACCTGAGCTTCTACAAAGTGTCCAATTCTTGCTTTTGCCATTACTGGAATTGATACTGCGTCTTTAATTTCTAAAATCATTTCTGGGTCAGACATTCTTGCAACGCCGCCCTGTACTCTGATATCGGCAGGAACTCTTTCCAAAGCCATTACCGCAGCAGCTCCCGCGTCTTCTGCAATCTGTGCCTGTTCCACGTTTGTAACATCCATTACAACCCCGTGTTTTACCATTTTAGCAAATCCTCGTTTTAAAAGGTCTGTTCCTAATTTTTTCATTCTATCTCCCCATGTATGGTGTGCCCTAATTTAATAAGCGTTTCAAAATTAATTTTGTTTTCAAATATAAAAAAGTATGTCGATTTTTTTAATATATTTAATTTAGAAAAAATAAGTGATCTTAAAAGCCATTTTCACCAATTAATGGAACAAATGCAACTTCTAAAAGTTTTTCTTCAAATATTTTACCATGTATTTTCTTGTATCTCATTAAAGTCTGAAAATGGCTTCCAACAGGTGCGAGTATAATTCCACCATCGTTTAACTGTTCAAAAAGAGCTTTTGGAACATCTGGACCCGATGCAGTGACATATATCCGATCATATGGTGAATTTTCCAGATATCCTTTTGTACCATCCCCTAAAACCACTTCAACGTTTTCGTATCCAAGTTCTAAAAGTACTTGTTTTGATTTTTCGAAAAGTTCAGGTATTCTTTCTATTGTTGTAACGTTTCCAGATTCTCCAACTATTTCAGAAACTACTGCTGCATGGTATCCAGAACCAGTTCCAACTTCAAGTACATTCTGACCAACATCCAAATCGAGTTCTTCGCACATTATCCCGACCATATGTATTGCAGAAATGGTCTGGCCGTATCCGATCCCCAGAGGACTGTCGATGTATGCATACTCTTCCATGCTTTTTGGAATAAATTTGTGCCTTGGAACGGTCATTAATGCATCTATTACGCTTTGTTTTTTGATGTAGCCGTTTGAAATTAAGTTTCCAATAACCCCGACAATTTCGTTTAAAGGCATGCCCCCCCCCTAAAAAATTGATTAATATTTATATCTTCAAAAAGATATATAAATCGGCTTTAAACTCTTAGGTGGACTATATGGAAAATCTTGAAAATGCACTTGGGAAGTATCATGAGATTAAATTAAAACATGTAATACCTCCAATAAACACGATGCCGGTTGTTTGCTGTAATGACCCAATTATTAAAGTTATGGAAATATTAAGATCAAGACATCACGTTTGGGTTATAAATTGCGAAGAAGAAGGCAGTTTACTTGGAGTAATCAAATATTTAAGCGTCATAGACTTTTTATTACCTCCGGATAAGCATAATTTATACATCGGAAGTACTCGTTCTGCACTAAAATCCGTAATCGGTGGTGCAAAAACTGCAAAAGAAGTTATGGAAAAAAATGCACTTGCAATTAATCACAACGCAACAGTACTCGAAGCCCTGATAAAGATGAAACGATATGGAATTCAGATTTTAGCGGTGCTCGATGATGATGAAAGATTAATTGGTGAAATAAGTTTAAAAATACTAATTAACAAATTT
Above is a genomic segment from Methanococcus maripaludis containing:
- a CDS encoding energy-coupling factor transporter transmembrane component T, with translation MENGKIKIYIIFTLLLLILIIFNPFYGFLVSITVVVITKRFEVISKKWIFFSIYLVLFYYFVMGQNGLINAYRLLAYVFTIQWFINSVSIEALIKFISNYNRDLGIGPWMTFSTIEVAKREFETTKNAQLSRGLNKKGLINKYRSYYSIISPLIVKLYISALNRSRSLLSKCYD
- a CDS encoding ABC transporter substrate-binding protein; this encodes MKKLNGILAILCIMAVLVFAGCTEQQASAVSEEEKIVTVYVAYGGLDLIAEEFEKDTGIKMEYVSLSSGEALSRLKAEQSNPSADVWLGGGIDAFISAQNDGLLEAYKSPNAKEIDPLFVEENGYWTGVSLVTIGILENTDLMSEKGLPEPETWDDLITEEYSGELIASNPTVSGTAYFTICGILQMYGEEEGWNYLDKFYQNTPFLTKRGSGPGNLVTAGEYAYGVAPDPHTTLIADSELPVKSVFLDNVIWWPSPVSIVSGAKHPENARIFVDWCLSKEGQEVLMQASPRVPVRGDIEVIEGVPNPEELDFIDMDFVYWGENRDRILDEWESRYREISTTE
- a CDS encoding HPP family protein gives rise to the protein MENLENALGKYHEIKLKHVIPPINTMPVVCCNDPIIKVMEILRSRHHVWVINCEEEGSLLGVIKYLSVIDFLLPPDKHNLYIGSTRSALKSVIGGAKTAKEVMEKNALAINHNATVLEALIKMKRYGIQILAVLDDDERLIGEISLKILINKFLSLCLAQ
- a CDS encoding iron ABC transporter permease, with the translated sequence MKELFKKEMLQKIYPKILENGFYILANAFLLLFIMYPVLIVFMQSVYGSNGFTLEFYSKFISDSYYFGILKNSVVVACFSTVISLALGFIFSIIIFKTDFKFKNFFKIAVFLPIITPGFISSLAYVFLFGRHGAITYGLLGLEPSIYGWKSVVIMQSIDYTTTAFFIISAVLLGISGEFEDAARNLGSNEFQVFKKVTLPLLIPGILSAGLLIFMQSMADFGTPIIVGGNFNTLATASYFEIIGRYNTQMASTLSVILLFPSLALFYLYSKYHKGYGLKNSRLTKYSLSNMQKVILGLPAVFFSIIAYLLFFAVFVASFTKSFGHNYTLTLDYFFEAISAGELAIKNTLLYSLSSSILVAFLGVAYAYVVYRGKFFGRKLMDLIITLPFAIPGTFMGLGYLLAFNNYPLLLTGTSSIIILNCMVRKLPFSFKTGNSVLSQIEESVEEASLNLGANRLKTFYKVVLPLLKPAIIFSMIYTFIATIKSLGSIIFLMTANTKVLSAMVFESTINRQLGVGACYSLFMAILSIIGILGILRLKGDKQWF
- a CDS encoding 4Fe-4S binding protein; its protein translation is MSYDDEEFNKIFTKGKFLKNIIFNLFKPHKNPEFLGETKSPELEECICCGLCVDVCPTNAISVFKFRDTICEHCGACLNACPVEAIEKNRFSVDPEKCIKCGYCSIVCTIPILKNEMPVSKVPEVTKECNNCKLCIQKCPKKAISFENGKILINPEKCNLCLKCVEFCPLNALLSPEDALKSKIIKVDLNSCIFCKDCEEVCPVRK
- a CDS encoding protein-L-isoaspartate O-methyltransferase produces the protein MPLNEIVGVIGNLISNGYIKKQSVIDALMTVPRHKFIPKSMEEYAYIDSPLGIGYGQTISAIHMVGIMCEELDLDVGQNVLEVGTGSGYHAAVVSEIVGESGNVTTIERIPELFEKSKQVLLELGYENVEVVLGDGTKGYLENSPYDRIYVTASGPDVPKALFEQLNDGGIILAPVGSHFQTLMRYKKIHGKIFEEKLLEVAFVPLIGENGF
- a CDS encoding CD3073 family putative ECF transporter S component — encoded protein: MNKKVLYMTTIPVGIAINAIGGQIATFLNLPIFLDSIGTVLSGFLLGPVGGALVGLFTNILLGFILDPSYIPFSLVNIVIGIVSGFAAMKGGITLKNSIIVGLVLAILAPMVGTPIAVYLYGGLVGGGVDLLTAVFLHSGQDIFSSAFLARVPANLVDKLLSCVLVYYIIKPFPKDILSELGVKIN
- the pdxS gene encoding pyridoxal 5'-phosphate synthase lyase subunit PdxS is translated as MKKLGTDLLKRGFAKMVKHGVVMDVTNVEQAQIAEDAGAAAVMALERVPADIRVQGGVARMSDPEMILEIKDAVSIPVMAKARIGHFVEAQVLESIGVDMVDESEVLTPADEVNHIDKRAFTAPFVCGARNLGEALRRIDEGAAMIRTKGEAGTGNVVEAVKHMRAVNEGIARVVGYKEMGLEAELIQMARNELKVPMELISEVAELKRLPVVNFAAGGIATPADAALMMQMGCDGVFVGSGIFKSGNPATRAKAIVEATYNFDKPDVIGEVSKNLGEAMVGINIDEIPEEKLLAKRGI
- a CDS encoding zinc dependent phospholipase C family protein; amino-acid sequence: MPNLYSHLVLSKIFLEKEFAENSFDLNNFYLGACVPDIGYFSDVERKITHFYDSAPEKFFENNTGSEKSFLKGYKLHLYLDNIWKYEIRLKNNISIEENALIYNYFDAFLKNKFNIELESFKNFVLNGNCDFLKKLNIDRSTCKNWKKNSFYNISEFEFNGKYQKIVDEYLKILKIC
- a CDS encoding ABC transporter ATP-binding protein; this translates as MVLKLENVSKNFEKNTVLKDINFECAEELVSLVGSSGCGKTTCLRVIAGFEKPDQGRLFLNGEDITNIPPNKRNIGMVFQNYALFPHLTVFENIAYGLKLKNLGKCEISEKVKNSIDIINLGGYEKYSIEELSGGMQQRVAIARAMVIEPKAMLLDEPLSNLDAKLRIKMRKELKELQRNLGIPTIYVTHDQEEALALSDKVAVMNKGEIEQFGEPYSVYSSPKTEFVAKFIGVVNELPLSVIEELNIENHADKKYFVRPESLDLGNGKFQGKILDREFLGSITRYVIKHSDFLFTVQTNTPTDFKIGDEISFDIDKNSIILI
- a CDS encoding alkaline phosphatase family protein, whose product is MRTLLVLLDGLGDRPSCILNDKTPLEYAKTPNLDAFAKKSITGLMTPYKRGVPLGTEVAHFLLWGYSLSEFPGRGVIEALGEDIEPKDNAIYLRATFGYVERKNGFFVKDRRTKNVSTKEIKRLIESLPKKIENYEFKLHYSFDTHCILEITSPNYEISDKISDSDPFYRERHVLKIKPLNNLLKSLEFENAKKTANILNEYLLKCNEILENHPLNIEREENGLQLANFLLTKWAGQKTEIDSFKDRWGMNAAIIAKSSVFKGLSKLLKMDYYPEGDFQKAFLKGIELKNYDFVHIHTKEPDEAAHTKNPANKVEVIEKIDKCLEKINKLNEELIIVTSDHSTPSVGTLIHSGEEVPIAVFKNGIITDSNKYFNEKECSKGYIKIESKDLMNLILLYTNKAALYDTRIGNKFLRYIPDDDSIEHLR